In uncultured Bacteroides sp., the following proteins share a genomic window:
- a CDS encoding redox-sensing transcriptional repressor Rex: MSDNEQKVIKVPEPSLRRLPWYLSNVKLLKNKGEQYVSSTQISKEINIDASQIAKDLSYVNISGRTRVGYDIDELIAVLEDFLGFTNMHKAFLFGVGSLGGALLRDSGLNHFGLEIVAAFDVNPELVGTSINGIPIFHSDDFIEKMKEFNVNIGVLTVPIEIAQNITDKMVEGGIKAVWNFTPFRIRVPENIVVQNTSLYAHLAVMFNRLNFNQIK, translated from the coding sequence ATGAGTGACAATGAGCAAAAAGTAATTAAAGTACCAGAACCTTCTTTGCGCAGACTTCCTTGGTATTTATCAAATGTGAAACTGCTGAAGAATAAGGGGGAGCAGTATGTCTCTTCTACGCAGATTTCTAAAGAGATAAATATTGATGCTTCCCAGATAGCAAAGGATTTGTCATACGTAAATATATCAGGACGCACACGTGTGGGTTATGATATTGACGAATTAATAGCTGTTCTGGAAGACTTTTTAGGCTTTACCAATATGCATAAAGCCTTTTTATTTGGTGTAGGTAGTCTGGGAGGAGCCCTCCTTCGTGACTCCGGATTGAATCATTTTGGTTTAGAAATTGTTGCGGCCTTTGATGTTAATCCTGAACTTGTAGGAACTTCGATCAATGGTATTCCAATCTTTCATTCTGATGATTTTATAGAGAAAATGAAAGAATTTAATGTGAATATTGGCGTGCTTACCGTTCCAATTGAGATTGCCCAGAACATTACTGATAAGATGGTTGAAGGTGGTATTAAAGCTGTCTGGAATTTTACCCCTTTCCGTATTCGGGTTCCGGAAAATATTGTTGTTCAGAATACTTCCCTTTATGCACATTTGGCTGTAATGTTTAACCGTTTAAACTTTAATCAGATTAAGTAA
- a CDS encoding translation initiation factor yields MKKNDWKERLSVVYSTNPDFNYDIDSDSDEEQTTLEAAKQVLRVALDKKNRGGKVVTLITGFVGSEEDLKDLGKLLKTKCGVGGSAKDGEIIIQGDFKLKVVELLKKEGYIKTKPVG; encoded by the coding sequence ATGAAAAAAAATGATTGGAAAGAGCGCCTGAGTGTTGTGTATTCAACAAATCCCGATTTCAATTACGATATAGATAGTGATAGTGATGAAGAACAAACAACATTGGAAGCAGCCAAACAAGTTCTTCGGGTTGCTCTTGATAAGAAGAACAGGGGCGGAAAGGTGGTAACGCTAATAACTGGATTTGTTGGATCAGAAGAGGATCTGAAAGATCTTGGCAAGTTACTGAAAACAAAATGCGGTGTAGGTGGATCAGCTAAAGATGGCGAGATTATTATTCAGGGGGATTTCAAACTTAAAGTCGTAGAACTTCTTAAAAAAGAAGGATATATCAAAACAAAACCGGTTGGATAA